In the genome of Phormidium ambiguum IAM M-71, the window CGTTACTTTTTCAATGACAGGAACAGTTTCAATTCAGTTAATTTTTACCATCTATAGAGGTATCGTGTTCGATCGTTACATCGTCACTGTAAATAGCTTCCGTCTAATTGCCCTCACTGACAAGTCATCTCTTATCCTTTACATTTGACCGCCAACTAAATAAACGTCCAAAAAGCGCCTGTCCACCAGAACCAATTTGCCGACCTATACTACGGATAGGAGCAACAGCCCTCTCATCACTAGAAGAAGAAAAGCGCAACTCCAGAAGTTCCTTTAGTTTACTGCCAGTTAAAGGTCGATTTAGCACTCCCTTTTCCGCTAACGAAATCGAACCCGTTTCTTCAGATACAACAATACATAAACAATTTTCGACTCGCTCCGTAATTCCCATCGCCGCCCGGTGGCGCGTCCCCAACTGACGAGATGCCGTCCGCTCCGAAAGAGGTAAAATCACTCCTGCCGAGACAATTCGTGAACCAGCAATCAACACCGCCCCATCATGCAATAAAGTTGAAGTTTGGAAAATCGTCTGTAACAGTTCCTTAGACACTTCCGCATTCAGTTTCACCCCCGGCACCGAAAAATCCTGCTCATCAATTGGACTACTAGTTTCCATAATGATTAAGGCCCCAATTCGGTTTTGAGACAGTTCTTTCACCGCATCCACAATTTCATCAGTTACACTGTCTTGCTTAGGGATAGCTCGACCAGGTTGATTAAACAACTGCATAATCTCTCCCCGACCAAGCTGTTCTAAAAATCTGCGAAACTCCGACTGAAAGATTACAGCCATTGCTACAGCTGAACCAACTACTAATTTGTCCAGAACAAAATTCAAGAGATATAAGTCTAGACTTTTACTTAAAACACTAGCCAACATCAGGATAATAAATCCCCTGACCACCCAAAGGGTACGTCGCTCACCAATGATGACCAGCACCATATAGGTGAGAGCTAAAACCAAACCCACATCAACTAAACGCAGAACCCAACTAGGGTCGGTCAGCCATTTGCGTAGCGCATCTCCCATCAGTTCTGGAATAAATTACTTTACAACTTCCTTGCTGTTACCATATCAATCAAGCTACTAAACGAGATTTGAGCCAAAAAGAATGTATTTTTATCATAATTTCAATTATTCCCAGTGGGATCGAGAGTCTACAATTGCTTAGATTTTTCATTTAATTTTAATTGTTTTTCTGACTTGAATTGCTAAAAAATGTTTTTTTACCGCTTAAGATAAATCTTAACTTTCCGCAGTTCAAAAACTATTTAATTTCAAAAACAATTTTTTGCAGACAGAAGAGGAAAGCGAACAGGGGAAAGTTTTGAGTTAGAGTTTTCCTCGCCACTACTCCCCTAAGTTTCTGTCTTAGATTAATCGCTGTGGTAAGCGATCGCATCTTACCAAATCTTGATAAGTCTCTCGCTGAATAATCACATTCGCTTCGCCATCTTTCACTAAAACCGCCGCCGGACGAGGCACTCGGTTATAGTTAGAGGCCATGCTGTAATTGTAAGCACCTGTACTCAGTACCACCAAAACATCTCCCGGTTG includes:
- the cdaA gene encoding diadenylate cyclase CdaA, whose amino-acid sequence is MGDALRKWLTDPSWVLRLVDVGLVLALTYMVLVIIGERRTLWVVRGFIILMLASVLSKSLDLYLLNFVLDKLVVGSAVAMAVIFQSEFRRFLEQLGRGEIMQLFNQPGRAIPKQDSVTDEIVDAVKELSQNRIGALIIMETSSPIDEQDFSVPGVKLNAEVSKELLQTIFQTSTLLHDGAVLIAGSRIVSAGVILPLSERTASRQLGTRHRAAMGITERVENCLCIVVSEETGSISLAEKGVLNRPLTGSKLKELLELRFSSSSDERAVAPIRSIGRQIGSGGQALFGRLFSWRSNVKDKR